In one Nicotiana sylvestris chromosome 8, ASM39365v2, whole genome shotgun sequence genomic region, the following are encoded:
- the LOC104226445 gene encoding uncharacterized protein: METQSSEKQNDQIQSPKVDFDIPLHFSSGKNVDRLNVLQEQVLEVILPQSNGSHVEQTAQQEEVVDIPVDSMETQVPNDDVVQPQNQNDVVVTDVLRSRSEREIRQTVCYMLLGESYDRIPEEPTSEPINYDQALHDKDADKWVAAMKSEMVSMYSNQVWDLVEPADGDKPIG; this comes from the coding sequence ATGGAAACTCAGTCATCTGAAAAACAAAACGACCAGATCCAAAGCCCGAAAGTCGATTTTGACATACCATTGCATTTTAGTAGTGGGAAAAATGTCGATAGACTTAACGTCCTGCAAGAACAAGTGCTTGAAGTCATACTACCACAAAGTAATGGAAGTCATGTTGAGCAGACTGCACAACAGGAAGAAGTCGTTGATATCCCTGTGGATAGCATGGAGACTCAGGTTCCTAATGATGATGTGGTTCAACCACAAAATCAAAATGATGTAGTTGTAACTGATGTACTGCGTAGTCGTAGTGAGAGAGAAATTAGACAGACCGTTTGTTATATGctcttgggagaatcatatgataGGATCCCTGAAGAGCCTACCTCCGAACCTATCAATTATGACCAAGCACTACATGATAAAGATGCCGATAAGTGGGTTGCTGCTATGAAATCAGAGATGGTGTCTATGTACTCTAATCAAGTCTGGGATCTTGTAGAACCAGCTGATGGGGATAAACCCATTGGATAA
- the LOC138875513 gene encoding secreted RxLR effector protein 161-like, with amino-acid sequence MLKSIRILLSIAAHYDYEIWQMDVKTAFLNGSLDECIYMMQLNGFVESGKEHMLYDILLIENNVGMLDSIKQWFSMHDSKKGFLPFRHGVSLSKDQSPKTNGEIEKMKAVPYASAMGSLMYVMLCTRPDICFVVGVVSRFQSNPGREHWTTVKHIIKYLKRTRDYMLVYHSDELVPIGYTNSDFQSDKDSRKSTSGNVLTLGGGAISWRSIKQTCIADSTMEDEYVAASEAAKEAIWLENFLRE; translated from the exons ATGCTTAAGTCTATAAGGATTCTCTTATCTATTGCTGCTCATTATgattatgagatttggcaaatggatgtcaagacagcTTTCCTTAATGGAAGTCTTGATGAGTGTATCTATATGATGCAACTAAACGGTTTCGTGGAAAGTGGCAAGGAACACATGTTGT ATGACATATTGCTCATAGAAAATAATGTGGGTATGTTGGATTCAATCAAACAATG GTTTAGCATGCATGATTCCAAGAAAGGATTTCTCCCTTTCAGGCATGGAGTTTCTCTATCTAAAGATCAGTCTCCTAAAACTAATGGAGAGATAGAAAAGATGAAAGCGGTCCCCTATGCATCTGCTATGGGGAGTCTGATGTATGTTATgttatgtactagacctgatatctgCTTTGTCGTTGGCGTTGTTAGCAGATTTCAGTCTAATCCTGGAAGAGAGCATTGGACAACGGTTAAGCATATAATCAAGTACCTGAAAAGGACTAGGGATTACATGCTAGTCTACCACTCGGATGAACTTGTGCCTATTGGGTACACTAATTCAGATTTCCAATCAGATAAAGATTCTAGAAAGTCTACCTCGGGAAATGTGTTAACTCTGGGAGGTGGAGCCATAAGTTGGAGGAGCATCAAGCAAACTTGTATTGCTGATTCCACCATGGAAGACGAATATGTGGCTGCCTCTGAGGCAGCCAAAGAGGCGATTTGGCTTGAGAACTTCCTAAGAGAATAG